In Candidatus Methylacidiphilales bacterium, the following proteins share a genomic window:
- a CDS encoding cyclic nucleotide-binding domain-containing protein gives MKLEHIVERERIFTAFKSFPLFTGVPDEVLAVFFVAAQEQILRTGQIVVKEGDHGEDLYIIGEGSVDVIIGLNTAHQTDLAILGKNDFFGEMCVIEPSLRSATVITRESTLLYSLKSSSLNKVYQIWPEQQSIIMANLARELAHRVQALDPLYKDRGY, from the coding sequence ATGAAACTGGAACATATCGTCGAACGCGAAAGAATTTTCACAGCCTTCAAGAGCTTCCCTCTTTTTACCGGGGTGCCGGACGAAGTGCTGGCCGTGTTTTTTGTCGCGGCGCAGGAACAAATCCTGCGCACGGGGCAGATTGTTGTAAAAGAAGGCGACCACGGGGAGGATCTGTACATCATTGGCGAAGGAAGCGTGGATGTGATTATCGGTCTTAACACCGCCCATCAAACGGATCTGGCGATTTTGGGCAAAAACGATTTCTTTGGCGAGATGTGCGTCATCGAGCCTTCGCTGCGCTCGGCCACCGTCATCACGCGCGAATCGACGCTGCTGTATTCGTTGAAAAGCAGTTCGCTGAACAAAGTCTATCAGATATGGCCGGAACAACAGTCCATCATCATGGCCAACCTCGCCCGCGAACTCGCCCACCGCGTCCAAGCCCTCGACCCACTGTATAAAGACCGGGGTTATTAG
- a CDS encoding aldo/keto reductase translates to MEYTKLGRTGLKVSRIGFGGFGIGGGYLMQDKNVALRAIEHAFHLGVNYFDTAPFIYNDSETLLGKALKGKRDKVVLATKVEKLEEHSIRECVETSLKQLQTDYLDILQWRDPTAEALDRWHFREICEELKSEGKLRFEAVTIGDAQQLAHGRLGIQRAFPVIQLAYNLIFHQAETELLPEALKENIGIVVRGPLCKGFLADRLTAKPAEITGHPNFRWFTAEEADTLLSLQEELRFLVVPGKRSLAQAALRFTLQHPAVCTVIPSMETPEDVDELVEALNTPLLTHEEIQKAKSIIARFPSIDY, encoded by the coding sequence CAAAAACGTGGCTCTTCGGGCCATCGAGCATGCTTTTCATTTGGGCGTAAATTATTTCGATACTGCGCCGTTTATTTACAACGACAGCGAAACGCTGCTAGGCAAAGCGCTCAAGGGGAAGCGTGACAAGGTTGTTCTGGCAACAAAGGTTGAGAAACTGGAAGAGCATTCGATACGGGAGTGTGTGGAAACCAGCTTGAAGCAACTCCAAACAGATTATCTGGACATTCTCCAATGGCGTGACCCGACGGCTGAAGCGCTTGACCGTTGGCATTTCCGTGAAATATGCGAGGAGTTGAAGTCGGAGGGCAAGCTCAGGTTCGAAGCGGTGACGATTGGCGATGCCCAACAACTCGCCCATGGAAGACTCGGCATACAACGCGCTTTTCCGGTCATCCAACTTGCGTACAACCTCATTTTTCACCAGGCCGAGACGGAGCTGTTGCCCGAGGCGTTGAAAGAAAACATCGGCATCGTTGTGCGAGGGCCGCTTTGCAAAGGTTTTTTGGCGGATCGCCTCACAGCCAAACCCGCCGAGATTACCGGTCATCCGAACTTCCGCTGGTTCACGGCGGAGGAAGCCGATACTTTGCTGAGCTTGCAGGAGGAACTTCGCTTCCTCGTTGTTCCCGGCAAACGCAGCCTTGCGCAGGCCGCTCTCCGCTTTACTCTGCAGCATCCGGCGGTTTGTACGGTGATTCCGAGCATGGAAACTCCTGAGGACGTGGACGAATTGGTTGAGGCCTTGAATACGCCGCTGCTTACCCATGAGGAAATTCAAAAGGCGAAGTCCATCATCGCCCGGTTTCCGTCCATTGATTACTAG